One Myxococcales bacterium genomic region harbors:
- the rsgA gene encoding ribosome small subunit-dependent GTPase A — protein MVLESLGFRPEVGRALSALGDPRLRCARVMRAERGVVWALREAQGEEGPELSEARLVLPRRLHAGDGAPVAGDWVAYREDTGAVVRVLPRLSAFVRRKVGRAEAVQVLAANVDEVVVVMALDTDFSVRRLSRYLALARGSGIVVRVLLTKAAACSDVAARVDEVVVAAGGAPVAAVDVIAGLGLEVVDALATPGKTLVFVGSSGVGKSTLVNHLVGPGAAAVRPVRASDGTGKHTTTRREMHLLAGGGLVLDTPGLREVALVGDASGLDEVFADVASHARACRFRDCTHSGEPGCAVAAAIDMGELDGRRVDESRALRDELSRTERRRAEKARGKRMAGALREVLRVKGRWDP, from the coding sequence ATGGTTCTCGAGTCGCTCGGGTTTCGCCCCGAGGTAGGTCGCGCGCTGTCGGCGCTCGGTGACCCACGTCTGCGGTGTGCGCGTGTGATGCGCGCCGAGCGCGGAGTCGTGTGGGCGCTCCGTGAGGCGCAAGGAGAGGAGGGGCCCGAGCTCTCCGAAGCGCGGCTCGTCTTGCCTCGTCGGCTCCACGCGGGCGATGGGGCGCCGGTCGCAGGAGACTGGGTGGCGTATCGCGAGGACACGGGCGCCGTCGTGCGCGTGCTCCCGCGCCTCTCCGCGTTCGTGAGGAGGAAGGTCGGTCGCGCCGAGGCGGTCCAGGTGCTCGCGGCGAACGTCGACGAGGTCGTCGTGGTGATGGCGCTCGACACCGACTTCAGCGTACGGAGGCTCTCGCGGTACCTCGCGCTCGCGCGTGGGAGCGGGATCGTAGTGCGCGTGCTCTTGACCAAGGCGGCCGCGTGCTCGGACGTGGCGGCGCGCGTGGACGAGGTCGTCGTGGCGGCGGGAGGGGCCCCCGTGGCGGCCGTCGACGTGATCGCCGGCCTCGGGCTCGAGGTGGTGGACGCGCTCGCGACGCCGGGGAAGACCCTCGTCTTCGTGGGCTCGTCCGGGGTCGGCAAATCGACGCTCGTGAACCACCTCGTCGGGCCGGGGGCGGCCGCCGTGCGCCCCGTGCGCGCGAGCGACGGGACGGGGAAGCACACGACCACGCGCCGTGAGATGCACCTCCTCGCCGGAGGTGGGCTCGTGCTCGACACCCCGGGGCTGCGTGAGGTCGCGCTCGTCGGGGACGCCTCGGGGCTCGACGAAGTGTTCGCGGACGTGGCCTCGCACGCGCGCGCATGCCGGTTCCGCGACTGCACGCACTCGGGGGAGCCGGGGTGCGCGGTGGCTGCAGCGATCGACATGGGCGAGCTCGACGGTCGGCGTGTCGACGAGTCCCGTGCGCTGCGCGACGAGCTGTCGCGGACCGAGCGGCGACGAGCCGAGAAGGCCCGTGGAAAGCGCATGGCGGGCGCGCTCCGCGAGGTGCTACGGGTCAAGGGGAGGTGGGACCCGTGA
- a CDS encoding alpha/beta fold hydrolase, whose protein sequence is MSLFPPIEPHATGMLGVPGAELFWETSGNPRGIPALYLHGGPGAGLLSGHRRRFCPETFRIVAFDQRGAGRSLPRADESAELLATCDFRTFVRDIEALRVHLGVDAWLLHGVSFGASLALAYATSHPHRVLGVVGMALSTTRASDVDWMTEGVGKLFPEAWAELSEAAPRPPGTRLVEAYRALLASPDPNVRERAARSWVAWEEAHVSLGGKGGDPRFADPRFRATFATLVCHVFAELGEAFPMGDLARVSHLPTVLVHGRLDVSSPVGVPFEVARRWGPRCELQVVEDEGHGGPKMVDACARAIARLASTHLLEPRLTGPTSP, encoded by the coding sequence ATGAGCCTCTTCCCGCCGATCGAGCCCCACGCGACGGGGATGCTCGGCGTCCCGGGTGCCGAGCTCTTCTGGGAGACGTCGGGCAACCCGCGGGGGATTCCGGCGCTCTACCTCCATGGCGGCCCCGGCGCAGGCCTCCTCTCCGGGCATCGGCGTCGCTTTTGCCCGGAGACGTTCCGCATCGTGGCGTTCGATCAACGGGGTGCAGGGCGCTCCCTGCCCCGCGCGGACGAGAGCGCGGAGCTCCTCGCGACCTGCGACTTCCGGACGTTCGTGCGTGACATCGAGGCGCTCCGCGTCCACCTCGGCGTGGACGCGTGGCTGCTTCATGGCGTCTCGTTCGGTGCCTCGCTCGCGCTGGCCTACGCGACGTCGCACCCCCACCGCGTGCTCGGCGTCGTCGGAATGGCTCTCTCGACGACCCGCGCCTCCGACGTCGATTGGATGACCGAAGGCGTGGGCAAGCTCTTCCCCGAGGCATGGGCCGAGCTCTCCGAGGCGGCCCCGAGGCCCCCCGGGACACGGCTCGTCGAGGCGTACCGTGCGCTCCTCGCCTCGCCTGACCCGAACGTCCGCGAGCGCGCCGCGCGCTCCTGGGTCGCCTGGGAGGAGGCCCACGTGAGCCTGGGTGGGAAGGGGGGCGACCCGCGCTTCGCCGACCCACGCTTTCGCGCGACGTTCGCGACGCTCGTGTGCCACGTCTTCGCAGAGCTCGGCGAGGCGTTCCCCATGGGAGACCTCGCGAGGGTCTCTCACCTGCCCACGGTGCTCGTCCACGGGAGGCTCGACGTGAGCTCGCCCGTCGGCGTCCCCTTCGAGGTCGCGCGGCGTTGGGGGCCGCGCTGCGAGCTCCAGGTCGTGGAGGACGAGGGCCACGGTGGACCGAAGATGGTGGACGCGTGCGCGCGCGCGATCGCCCGCCTCGCGTCCACCCACCTGCTCGAGCCACGGCTCACGGGTCCCACCTCCCCTTGA